In a single window of the Leptospira sanjuanensis genome:
- a CDS encoding MaoC family dehydratase, giving the protein MAKVVLSSFAELEAYTGKEIGVSEYHTVTQEQVNKFADATLDHQWIHTDPDRAAKESPFGGTIAHGYLTLSMAPYLLSQILELKNIKMGINYGMEKLRFLEPVKVGSKLRIRAELVELKDLRGTARMTLKMTFETEGSTKAAAVGEVIYLYQFA; this is encoded by the coding sequence ATGGCTAAGGTAGTATTGTCCAGTTTTGCCGAATTAGAAGCCTATACCGGAAAGGAAATCGGGGTTTCCGAGTATCACACGGTGACGCAGGAGCAGGTGAATAAGTTCGCCGACGCGACCCTGGATCATCAGTGGATTCACACGGACCCGGATAGAGCCGCTAAGGAATCTCCGTTCGGAGGAACGATCGCTCACGGATATCTTACCTTGTCCATGGCCCCCTACCTCTTATCTCAAATATTAGAATTAAAGAATATTAAGATGGGGATCAATTACGGGATGGAAAAACTTCGGTTTTTAGAGCCCGTAAAAGTAGGAAGCAAGTTGAGAATTAGAGCGGAGCTAGTCGAGCTGAAAGACCTGAGAGGTACGGCGCGAATGACTCTGAAGATGACTTTTGAAACCGAAGGATCCACGAAAGCCGCCGCGGTAGGAGAGGTAATCTATCTATATCAATTTGCCTGA
- a CDS encoding HsdM family class I SAM-dependent methyltransferase produces the protein MSPEVRRKNKSKYLGQFFTPERVADFLVDWVLGAERIASPEGQKRILDPAIGNGVFFESILDKKPDLNAEWVGYDLDSQCLLSSRSALENRVSKTSILNFYDRDFLLREEERKYDVILCNPPYRKISDKNYSKELIQQFGGRSDRRLPGTANLYVFFLLKCLNMINEGGRAAFLVPQDFFNSGYGVFIKSALQESALLHSLFLLSPQDSLFDEAVTSSCILLLENSDKVKKSGFCWTRLKPGFFSEKTEIVAGSVESIQREWIPFPDPEAKWSPIFHRMEKKIQVSERKPDFENEKGENYVPLIEFGKFTRGIATGDNDFFLFTKEMVEHSGIHEKYFKACIPKSQYARNRIFLSGDWEELSRKGAKVWLLDVKLELDPNDSLALQNHLQSGITRGVHQRFLPSRRKNWYTQESKTAAPILASSFHRTEVRIVRNFSSVVHLTCFHGFNPAPHQEEWVDAVYAYLISSNSKKDLETRRREYARGLWKAEPGDLNSLWVPDFRKLSAQIQQELKTLVAGLEQARSSSEKEAAILHRIDTIFKEASI, from the coding sequence ATGTCACCAGAGGTAAGACGGAAAAACAAAAGTAAATATCTAGGACAGTTTTTTACGCCCGAAAGGGTCGCGGATTTCCTGGTTGATTGGGTTCTGGGAGCGGAACGAATCGCTTCTCCGGAAGGACAAAAGCGTATACTGGATCCCGCGATCGGGAACGGAGTTTTTTTCGAAAGTATTCTCGATAAGAAACCGGATTTGAATGCGGAGTGGGTCGGTTACGACTTGGATTCGCAATGTCTTCTGTCCAGCCGATCCGCTCTCGAAAATAGAGTCTCTAAAACTAGTATACTGAATTTCTACGATCGTGATTTTCTCCTTCGAGAAGAAGAACGGAAATACGACGTCATCCTCTGCAATCCTCCGTATCGCAAGATCAGCGATAAAAATTATTCCAAAGAACTGATTCAACAGTTCGGAGGAAGATCGGACCGGAGACTTCCGGGAACCGCCAATCTATACGTATTCTTTCTATTAAAATGTTTGAATATGATAAACGAAGGAGGGCGCGCAGCCTTTCTCGTTCCCCAGGACTTTTTCAATTCGGGTTACGGAGTTTTCATCAAATCGGCTCTTCAGGAATCCGCTCTTCTGCATTCCTTGTTCCTTTTATCTCCTCAGGACAGTCTTTTCGACGAAGCGGTGACGAGTTCGTGTATTCTTTTATTAGAAAATTCTGATAAAGTTAAGAAATCGGGATTTTGCTGGACCAGACTCAAGCCGGGATTCTTTTCCGAAAAAACGGAGATCGTTGCCGGTTCCGTTGAGTCGATCCAAAGGGAATGGATTCCCTTTCCGGACCCCGAAGCGAAGTGGAGTCCTATCTTTCATCGTATGGAAAAGAAGATTCAAGTGAGCGAGCGAAAACCCGATTTTGAAAACGAAAAAGGGGAAAACTACGTTCCTCTTATCGAGTTCGGAAAGTTCACAAGAGGAATCGCTACCGGAGACAACGACTTCTTTCTTTTTACGAAGGAAATGGTGGAACATTCCGGAATCCACGAAAAGTATTTCAAAGCCTGTATTCCAAAATCACAATATGCAAGAAATCGAATATTCTTAAGCGGGGATTGGGAAGAGCTCAGCCGCAAAGGGGCGAAGGTCTGGCTTTTGGACGTAAAACTCGAATTGGACCCGAACGATTCTCTCGCTTTGCAGAATCATCTTCAATCGGGAATCACGAGAGGAGTTCATCAGAGATTTCTTCCTTCCCGAAGAAAGAATTGGTATACGCAGGAATCCAAAACCGCGGCTCCGATTCTTGCTTCGAGTTTTCACAGAACCGAAGTTAGAATCGTCCGGAACTTCAGCAGCGTGGTTCACTTGACTTGTTTTCACGGATTCAATCCGGCTCCGCATCAAGAGGAGTGGGTGGACGCCGTTTATGCGTATCTGATTTCCTCGAATTCCAAAAAGGATCTCGAAACACGGAGAAGGGAATACGCGAGAGGTTTGTGGAAAGCCGAGCCCGGCGATCTGAATTCTCTTTGGGTCCCCGATTTCAGAAAACTTTCCGCGCAGATCCAACAAGAATTAAAAACCCTCGTTGCGGGTTTGGAACAAGCGCGTTCCTCCTCCGAAAAAGAAGCCGCGATTCTCCATCGAATCGACACGATCTTTAAAGAAGCTTCCATTTAA
- a CDS encoding NADH-quinone oxidoreductase subunit D: protein MMYEKTAEHFGKKFANLPEGHLLVNLGPSHPATHGILQNVIQLDGERIVEAESVIGYVHRCFEKLGERYTYNQFLVCTDRMNYVSTPLNNIGWILAVEKMMQVEVPDRVTYVRMIISELSRIMDHIICTGILGVDLGAFSGMLHLFHHRENIYQVIEKLTGARLTTTFCRIGGLEKDIYPEFETEVKLICKGLKPAIEEFNSLLLKNKIFLGRTEGIGGISAENAIAYGFSGPNLRAAGVDWDVRKDEPYMLYDKVDFDVPIGEDGSVLHRSLVRMEEMRQSIRIIEQLVDGIPSGAWHADLPHAYLPEKNKVYNNMEELIYHFKIIMHGVKVPPGEHYMATEAANGELGFYIVSEGEKSPWRVHVRRPCFWYYQSFAELVRGGLLADSVATMSSLNVIAGELDC, encoded by the coding sequence ATGATGTACGAAAAAACGGCCGAACATTTCGGAAAGAAGTTCGCCAATCTTCCCGAAGGACATCTCCTCGTAAACCTCGGACCTTCTCACCCGGCGACTCACGGAATTTTACAGAATGTGATCCAACTCGATGGAGAAAGAATCGTCGAAGCCGAATCGGTCATCGGTTACGTTCACCGTTGTTTCGAAAAATTAGGGGAACGTTATACATACAACCAATTCCTCGTCTGCACGGACCGGATGAATTACGTTTCGACTCCGCTCAACAACATCGGATGGATTCTCGCGGTGGAAAAGATGATGCAGGTGGAAGTGCCGGACCGCGTAACCTACGTGAGAATGATCATCTCCGAACTTTCGAGAATCATGGATCATATCATCTGCACGGGAATTCTCGGAGTGGATTTAGGCGCGTTCTCGGGAATGCTCCACCTCTTTCATCACAGAGAGAACATCTATCAAGTCATCGAAAAGTTGACGGGCGCACGATTGACCACGACGTTTTGCAGAATCGGCGGACTCGAAAAGGACATTTATCCCGAGTTCGAAACCGAAGTGAAACTGATCTGCAAGGGATTAAAACCCGCGATCGAAGAATTCAACAGCCTTCTTCTGAAAAATAAAATCTTTCTCGGACGCACCGAAGGAATCGGCGGAATTTCCGCGGAAAACGCGATCGCCTACGGATTCAGCGGACCGAATCTCCGCGCGGCGGGTGTGGATTGGGACGTCCGTAAAGACGAACCGTATATGCTGTATGATAAAGTGGACTTCGACGTTCCGATCGGAGAGGACGGTTCCGTTCTTCACAGAAGTTTGGTGAGAATGGAAGAAATGCGTCAGTCGATTCGGATCATCGAACAGCTCGTGGACGGAATTCCGAGCGGAGCCTGGCACGCCGATCTTCCTCACGCGTATCTTCCCGAAAAGAACAAAGTCTACAACAACATGGAAGAATTGATCTATCACTTCAAGATCATCATGCACGGCGTGAAGGTTCCTCCCGGAGAACACTACATGGCAACCGAAGCGGCCAACGGAGAACTCGGATTCTACATCGTATCCGAAGGGGAAAAATCTCCTTGGAGGGTTCACGTTAGACGTCCTTGTTTCTGGTATTATCAATCGTTTGCGGAATTGGTTCGCGGAGGACTTCTGGCGGATTCCGTCGCGACGATGAGTTCTTTGAACGTGATCGCAGGAGAGTTGGACTGCTGA
- a CDS encoding DUF2461 domain-containing protein, whose translation MLQQSTLDFLKKLAKNNNKIWLDGHKDLFTSAKNDFEALITELIIGLAKVNPALAGVDPKKCIFRIYRDVRFSKNKEPYKTNFGASIGARGKDLGRPLFYVHVQPGNESFIAGGLYMPDTKILRGVREAILEDSKILKKIVQDKKFVKEFGGLSDMKLKTAPKGFSKDHPDLEWIQYTSYIVERKVSDSDLLSKNFVKNTIESYRILQPFLNYLDMPNDS comes from the coding sequence ATGCTGCAACAATCCACTTTAGATTTTCTTAAAAAATTAGCGAAGAATAACAACAAGATTTGGCTCGACGGTCATAAGGACTTGTTCACTTCCGCAAAGAACGATTTCGAAGCCCTGATCACGGAGCTGATCATCGGACTTGCAAAAGTCAATCCTGCGCTCGCGGGAGTGGATCCTAAGAAGTGCATTTTTCGTATCTACAGGGACGTTCGTTTTTCCAAAAATAAGGAACCGTATAAGACCAATTTCGGCGCGAGCATCGGGGCGCGGGGTAAGGATTTGGGAAGACCTCTTTTTTACGTCCACGTTCAACCGGGCAACGAATCCTTTATCGCGGGAGGTTTGTATATGCCCGATACCAAGATCCTTCGCGGAGTGCGAGAGGCTATTTTAGAAGATTCTAAAATTCTTAAAAAGATCGTTCAGGATAAGAAGTTTGTCAAGGAGTTCGGCGGTCTTTCGGATATGAAGCTCAAAACAGCTCCGAAAGGTTTTTCAAAGGATCATCCCGATCTGGAATGGATTCAATACACGAGTTATATCGTGGAACGAAAGGTTTCCGACTCGGATCTTTTATCGAAAAACTTCGTAAAGAATACGATCGAATCGTATCGGATTCTTCAGCCGTTTTTGAACTATCTGGACATGCCGAATGATTCATAA
- a CDS encoding ankyrin repeat domain-containing protein: MISRIHKIPCFLMIFPFFLFGDSALDSEFLRAIQEGDPKKAQILIQAGANVDATDSRGKTALMIADHRPEVAEVLIRSGANVNAQDEDGSSVLLESLSGLLDVKVLDIDDLAVPKRLIESGAKLEYLSKVDATKTIPVSILNVAIRHGNLVLVQFLVENHAEVNFDKGNPEEFPLFLACGAGTSQANFSIVEYLLKHNAKPDYTSRLHEKIVEGKSIQVGVDNALHFLTEESEVDPRIPELLVKSGTNINHRNAEGITPLLQAILKKRISLAEKFLELGADPNHSDVHGRSPLEEVRKQKLDALETLILKKGGGKENGERSPQ; encoded by the coding sequence ATGATTTCCAGAATTCATAAAATACCCTGTTTCTTAATGATTTTCCCGTTTTTCCTTTTCGGAGATTCGGCTTTGGACAGCGAATTTCTAAGAGCCATTCAGGAAGGAGATCCGAAGAAAGCGCAGATTCTCATTCAAGCGGGAGCCAATGTGGATGCGACGGATTCCAGAGGAAAGACCGCGCTTATGATCGCCGATCACAGACCGGAAGTCGCCGAAGTGTTGATTCGTTCGGGCGCAAACGTAAATGCGCAGGATGAGGACGGAAGTTCGGTTCTTCTGGAAAGTCTTTCCGGGCTTTTGGACGTCAAGGTTTTGGACATAGACGACCTGGCCGTTCCGAAACGATTGATCGAGTCGGGCGCAAAGTTGGAATATCTTTCCAAAGTCGACGCGACGAAAACGATTCCGGTTTCCATCTTAAACGTTGCGATCCGTCATGGAAATCTCGTATTGGTTCAGTTTCTGGTTGAAAATCATGCCGAGGTCAATTTCGACAAGGGAAATCCGGAAGAATTTCCTCTCTTCCTCGCATGCGGAGCCGGAACATCCCAAGCAAATTTCTCGATCGTGGAATATCTTTTAAAGCACAACGCTAAGCCGGATTATACGAGCCGCCTTCATGAGAAGATTGTGGAAGGAAAATCGATTCAAGTAGGAGTCGACAATGCGCTTCATTTTCTTACCGAAGAATCCGAAGTTGATCCTCGGATTCCCGAACTTCTCGTCAAATCCGGAACGAATATCAATCATCGTAACGCGGAAGGGATCACTCCTTTGCTCCAAGCGATTCTCAAAAAAAGAATTTCGTTGGCGGAAAAGTTTTTAGAACTCGGAGCCGATCCGAACCATTCGGATGTTCACGGGAGAAGTCCTTTGGAAGAAGTGCGTAAACAAAAACTCGACGCTCTTGAAACGCTCATATTGAAAAAGGGCGGAGGAAAAGAAAACGGAGAACGATCTCCTCAGTAA
- a CDS encoding CASTOR/POLLUX-related putative ion channel yields MKSKHTFSDKFRYHFDNFMSRGGGSVFAALITLFIIAFVFLSILRLLGGLVAPDESIQGNGEFFWRVFLQISDAGAVAEDGESNWFNKTTGILTVFLGLVLFSSLVAFITNQFDQKIQDLRKGKSDVLEKDHTIILGFGVRVVEIIKELIEANSSESRAVVVILAEEDKEVMDDYLAENLEERKTTKIITRSGTPSSLHSLRKVNAGEAKSVLVLNSSGEEDGKDGRNIGDAKVLKSLMALVALGHDNELPPIVAELYNEENRLIAQELSSSIQVMDERNILAKLLVQTSRTSGLAVVYSNLVGFEGDEIYFYKPSSGWKGLNYKEIAFRFNESVPLGFRREDGEIILNPPSDYTPDDKEDAVLLAEDDSKIRYSETAVSSPRDFQLPKKKRSNPVDKQLIVGWNSKSPLIVEEYAKFVSPGSTIDILVKQIDEEFKGTVIRLKKKYPKITLRSFQADLSQESVMKRLAPESYDSVIFLAEEKENIEEVDAQTISLLLRFRQYFKRYAFKTGNQPSTQLITEIMNSENTEIVLETGVKDFLISNQFVSKMMAQVSQEPDVMRIYENLFSPEGSEIYLKPASLYFEHLPQTLSFADCVGAALKRGETCFGIRIASEEKDESKGYGVHLIPLKDTAFSIHPEDSLIVLAEDQT; encoded by the coding sequence ATGAAATCAAAACATACATTTTCGGATAAATTTCGGTATCACTTCGACAACTTCATGTCCCGAGGCGGCGGATCGGTTTTTGCCGCATTGATCACGTTATTCATAATCGCATTCGTGTTTCTTTCCATCCTACGGTTGTTAGGCGGACTTGTCGCGCCGGACGAATCGATACAAGGAAACGGAGAATTTTTCTGGAGAGTGTTTCTGCAGATCTCGGACGCGGGCGCCGTCGCGGAAGACGGAGAATCGAATTGGTTCAATAAAACGACCGGGATTCTCACGGTATTTCTCGGACTCGTGTTATTTTCGAGCTTAGTGGCTTTTATCACCAATCAGTTCGATCAGAAGATCCAGGATCTAAGAAAGGGAAAGAGCGACGTATTAGAAAAAGATCATACGATCATTCTGGGATTCGGCGTTCGGGTCGTGGAAATCATCAAGGAACTCATCGAAGCGAATTCCTCCGAGTCGAGAGCCGTGGTAGTCATCCTCGCGGAAGAAGACAAGGAAGTTATGGACGATTACTTGGCGGAGAATTTGGAAGAACGCAAAACGACTAAGATCATCACGCGTTCGGGAACTCCTTCCAGCCTCCATTCGCTGCGGAAAGTCAACGCGGGAGAAGCGAAGTCGGTGCTGGTTTTGAATTCCTCGGGAGAAGAGGACGGCAAGGACGGAAGAAACATCGGCGACGCGAAGGTATTAAAGTCTCTGATGGCGTTAGTCGCGCTCGGTCATGATAACGAACTTCCCCCCATCGTCGCGGAACTCTACAACGAGGAAAACCGTCTGATCGCGCAGGAACTTTCCTCTTCGATCCAGGTGATGGACGAAAGAAATATTCTCGCAAAATTGCTCGTGCAGACTTCGAGAACTTCCGGACTTGCGGTCGTCTATTCCAACTTAGTCGGATTCGAAGGGGACGAGATCTATTTTTACAAACCTTCCTCCGGTTGGAAAGGGCTCAACTACAAAGAGATCGCATTTCGGTTTAACGAATCCGTTCCTCTCGGTTTCAGAAGGGAAGACGGAGAAATCATACTCAATCCGCCCAGCGATTACACGCCCGACGACAAAGAGGACGCCGTGCTTTTAGCGGAAGACGATTCCAAAATCCGCTACTCGGAAACGGCGGTATCGAGTCCCAGAGACTTCCAACTTCCGAAAAAGAAACGATCCAATCCGGTCGACAAACAACTCATCGTAGGTTGGAATTCCAAAAGTCCTCTGATCGTGGAGGAATACGCGAAGTTCGTTTCTCCCGGATCGACCATAGACATTCTCGTCAAACAGATCGACGAAGAATTTAAGGGAACCGTAATACGTCTCAAGAAAAAATATCCGAAAATCACTCTTAGATCCTTCCAAGCCGATCTTTCCCAGGAATCCGTGATGAAACGGCTCGCGCCCGAATCTTACGATTCCGTAATATTCTTAGCCGAGGAAAAGGAAAACATCGAAGAAGTCGACGCGCAAACGATCTCGCTATTGCTTCGATTCAGACAATATTTCAAACGATACGCGTTTAAGACGGGAAACCAACCTTCCACGCAGCTGATCACCGAAATCATGAACTCGGAAAATACGGAGATCGTTCTCGAAACGGGCGTGAAGGACTTCCTGATTTCCAATCAGTTCGTGTCCAAGATGATGGCTCAGGTTTCGCAGGAACCCGACGTGATGCGGATCTACGAAAATCTGTTCAGCCCCGAAGGAAGCGAAATCTATCTGAAACCGGCTTCTCTTTACTTCGAACACCTCCCTCAAACGCTTAGTTTTGCGGATTGCGTAGGCGCAGCCTTAAAACGGGGAGAAACCTGTTTCGGGATTCGGATCGCTTCGGAGGAAAAAGACGAGAGTAAAGGATACGGCGTGCATTTGATCCCGTTGAAGGATACTGCCTTTTCGATCCATCCGGAAGATAGTTTGATCGTCCTCGCGGAAGATCAAACATAG
- a CDS encoding NADH-quinone oxidoreductase subunit C, which translates to MKEEVERFLKEKFSHFLDAQEEVVSNVPVFFLKAEGIVPVLAALKNDPSLNYNFLNDLTAIDWLGKKEPRFEVCYLLRSGSKGSSRIRIKVRLEDGESVPSVTSVFKGANWPEREVYDLFGISFVGHPGLDRILMPDNFQGHPLRKDFPLEGFGQDYLIEDLLHIHVNEDITKEGGK; encoded by the coding sequence ATGAAAGAAGAAGTAGAACGTTTCCTCAAAGAAAAATTTTCCCATTTTTTGGATGCGCAGGAAGAGGTCGTCTCGAACGTTCCCGTTTTCTTTTTGAAAGCGGAAGGAATCGTTCCGGTTCTCGCCGCGTTGAAAAACGATCCATCACTGAATTATAATTTTCTAAACGACTTAACCGCGATCGATTGGCTCGGAAAAAAAGAACCTCGTTTCGAAGTCTGTTATCTGCTCCGATCGGGAAGCAAGGGTTCGAGCAGGATTCGAATTAAGGTTCGGCTCGAAGACGGAGAATCCGTGCCGAGCGTCACTTCCGTGTTCAAGGGTGCGAACTGGCCCGAACGCGAAGTCTACGATCTTTTCGGAATATCATTCGTAGGTCATCCGGGTTTGGACCGCATTCTTATGCCGGACAACTTTCAAGGACATCCTCTTCGTAAGGATTTTCCTTTGGAAGGATTCGGACAGGATTATCTCATCGAAGACCTTCTTCATATCCACGTGAACGAAGACATCACCAAGGAAGGAGGAAAGTAG
- the nuoE gene encoding NADH-quinone oxidoreductase subunit NuoE — protein sequence MSYKFSEESEKRFQKMLEVFPDKRSLILPCLYILQREHGFVDQEGMNYIADRLGDPISLAQVYGVATFYTLYNKKPVGKYHIQICGTSSCYLQGNDTIEKHLCDRLGIHLGQTTPDQKFTLEEVECLGACGYAPMVQINDDFYEQLTPEKVDQILSGLN from the coding sequence ATGAGTTACAAGTTCAGTGAAGAATCCGAAAAAAGATTCCAAAAGATGCTGGAAGTATTTCCGGACAAACGTTCCCTGATTCTCCCTTGTTTGTATATTTTACAGAGAGAACACGGTTTTGTGGACCAGGAAGGAATGAACTACATCGCGGACCGTCTCGGAGATCCGATTTCTCTCGCGCAAGTCTACGGGGTCGCGACGTTTTATACTCTTTACAATAAGAAACCGGTCGGCAAATATCATATCCAAATCTGCGGAACCTCGAGCTGTTATCTGCAGGGAAACGATACGATCGAAAAACATCTCTGCGATCGACTCGGGATTCATCTCGGACAAACCACACCGGATCAAAAATTCACGTTGGAAGAAGTGGAATGTTTGGGCGCTTGCGGTTACGCTCCGATGGTCCAGATCAACGACGATTTTTACGAACAGCTGACACCCGAAAAAGTAGATCAGATTCTAAGCGGCCTGAACTGA
- a CDS encoding NADH-quinone oxidoreductase subunit B, with protein MGLSDLSKAPGQALGDMVQLGSIESVIQWGRSYSLWPYPFATACCGIEYMSTACSDYDIARFGAERPSFSPRQADMILVLGTITYKMAPVLRQIYDQMAEPKFVISVGACASSGGMFNTYGVLQGVDRILPVDVYVPGCPPRPEAILDALLKLQAKLKTQGLEARRQEVMQKIQELNERNKPLVVR; from the coding sequence ATGGGATTGAGTGACTTGAGTAAAGCCCCGGGCCAAGCCCTGGGAGATATGGTTCAACTCGGAAGCATCGAGTCCGTGATCCAATGGGGGAGAAGTTATTCTCTTTGGCCTTATCCGTTCGCGACCGCGTGCTGCGGAATCGAATATATGAGCACCGCTTGTTCCGATTACGACATCGCCCGTTTCGGAGCGGAACGTCCTTCTTTTTCTCCGCGTCAGGCGGATATGATTTTGGTTCTCGGTACGATCACGTACAAGATGGCTCCCGTTCTTCGTCAGATCTACGATCAGATGGCGGAGCCTAAGTTCGTCATCAGCGTCGGGGCCTGCGCTTCTTCCGGAGGAATGTTCAACACCTACGGAGTTTTGCAAGGCGTGGATCGGATTCTTCCCGTGGACGTTTATGTTCCCGGTTGTCCTCCTAGACCCGAAGCGATCTTAGACGCTCTCTTGAAATTACAGGCAAAACTGAAAACCCAGGGGCTGGAAGCAAGACGTCAGGAAGTGATGCAGAAAATCCAGGAATTGAACGAAAGAAATAAACCCCTGGTTGTACGATGA
- a CDS encoding NADH-quinone oxidoreductase subunit A — protein sequence MDSAPEHLGPLLIQFLLGVGFSALILTLAILIGPKKKSKPQDTFECGVQYYGDARGLFNIKFYLVAVLFILFDIEAVFLFPYAVNLIGFKNAGIGLFLVIEMFVFVLTLVVGLYYIWKKGALEWD from the coding sequence ATGGATAGCGCTCCCGAGCACCTTGGCCCACTACTGATTCAATTCTTACTCGGAGTCGGATTCTCCGCTCTGATTCTTACCCTTGCCATACTCATCGGTCCTAAAAAGAAATCCAAACCTCAGGACACGTTCGAATGCGGCGTACAATACTACGGAGACGCGAGAGGACTTTTCAACATCAAGTTTTATCTCGTCGCGGTACTCTTTATCCTGTTCGACATCGAAGCGGTGTTCCTGTTTCCCTACGCGGTCAACCTGATCGGATTTAAGAACGCGGGAATCGGACTTTTTCTCGTGATAGAAATGTTTGTGTTTGTCCTGACGTTGGTCGTAGGTTTATACTATATCTGGAAGAAAGGAGCCTTGGAATGGGATTGA
- a CDS encoding MarR family winged helix-turn-helix transcriptional regulator, whose product MSPRLIIYMISRIRDEFHRHLNLELKEKGLGPLTTTHADILFALVKKKKAQMQEIAKMINRDKSTLTALVDKLEALGFVERTRDPEDQRIVHLELTPKAYSVRPVLLGISRSLVNNLYRGFTEEEKQELVRLLMKLYQNQNPESATVELLQ is encoded by the coding sequence ATGAGTCCTAGACTGATCATCTATATGATCTCGAGAATTCGAGACGAATTTCACAGACACCTGAACCTGGAGTTGAAAGAAAAAGGTTTGGGTCCGTTAACGACCACTCACGCGGATATCCTGTTCGCACTCGTCAAAAAGAAAAAGGCGCAGATGCAGGAAATCGCCAAGATGATCAATCGAGACAAATCCACGTTAACCGCTCTTGTAGACAAGTTGGAAGCGTTGGGATTCGTCGAGAGAACGAGAGATCCCGAGGATCAGAGAATCGTTCATTTGGAACTGACTCCGAAAGCCTATTCGGTAAGACCGGTATTGCTCGGAATCTCCAGATCCTTAGTGAACAATCTCTATCGGGGATTTACGGAGGAAGAAAAACAGGAATTGGTTCGATTGCTGATGAAACTCTATCAGAACCAAAACCCGGAATCCGCCACGGTGGAACTTCTACAATAA
- a CDS encoding DUF3995 domain-containing protein, which yields MFLIAQITSWTSGLILLILSGFHFYWMLGGALGKNRVVPEIQGKPAFRPGRLATAAVGILLFLAALLPIGLRMQFPLGILQEVCRYGTVFLSFVFLLRAIGDFRLVGFFKKIKGTTFAQNDTAYYSPLCLFLSLLLYVSSVF from the coding sequence ATGTTTCTTATCGCCCAAATAACGTCCTGGACTTCCGGTTTGATCCTTCTGATTCTATCCGGATTTCACTTTTACTGGATGTTGGGAGGAGCGTTGGGAAAAAATCGTGTAGTTCCGGAAATACAGGGGAAACCGGCCTTCCGACCCGGAAGACTCGCCACCGCCGCGGTGGGAATCCTGTTGTTCCTGGCAGCCTTGTTACCGATCGGACTCAGAATGCAGTTTCCGCTCGGAATTTTACAAGAAGTATGTCGATATGGAACGGTCTTTTTGTCCTTCGTATTTTTGCTTCGAGCGATCGGAGATTTTCGATTGGTCGGCTTCTTTAAAAAAATCAAAGGCACGACGTTCGCGCAAAACGATACGGCTTATTATTCTCCCCTTTGTCTTTTTCTTTCCCTTTTATTATACGTTTCTTCCGTATTCTGA